One stretch of Halichoerus grypus chromosome 8, mHalGry1.hap1.1, whole genome shotgun sequence DNA includes these proteins:
- the LOC118547852 gene encoding uncharacterized protein LOC118547852 isoform X2, translating into MAADLGDLRQGDFDEFTQDNNDIMLKNIAEDLRNCLPLETMLSSEHVALQKIQQQPEPTVHVDAFLYDEDFIDSLCEEGKMSRNYCMVCGSHQTAPLGFISHSFSLMELKFIYHHVLPDLSGKVLVDVGSRLGTVLYGGYLYSSALQLYGVELNGDFCQLQEMVIKKYQFTDRIKVLHADICTQGSLLQNADVIIMNNVFEYFLDEAEQARAWEYISQNVRKQGSLLVTVPSLEDSLSGLQINIQLSSWVEEVPLTYDVYPEKHIDREALEQIHLYKIL; encoded by the exons gagatTTTGATGAATTCACTCAAGATAATAACGACATTATGTTGAAAAACATAGCAGAGGACCTTCGAAATTGCTTACCTCTAGAAACCATGCTTTCCTCAGAACATGTAGCCCTCCAAAAA ATACAGCAGCAGCCAGAACCCACAGTTCACGTTGATGCATTCCTTTATGATGAAGACTTTATTGATTCATTAtgtgaggaaggaaaaatgagcAGAAATTACTGTATGGTGTGTGGCTCACACCAGACGGCACCTTTAG GATTTATTTCTCATTCCTTCTCCCTCATGGAATTGAAGTTCATTTATCATCATGTACTCCCTGATCTGTCGGGAAAGGTCTTGGTTGATGTTGGCTCCAGGCTTGGCACAGTCCTTTATGGG gGTTATCTTTACAGTTCAGCACTGCAACTATATGGAGTAGAATTGAATGGAGATTTTTGCCAGTTGCAGGAAATGGTCATAAAAAAATACCAGTTCACTGACAGGATAAAG GTGCTTCATGCAGACATCTGTACCCAGGGTTCACTTCTGCAAAATGCTGATGTCATTATCATGAATAATGTCTTCGAATATTTTCTTGATGAGGCAGAACAGGCCAG AGCCTGGGAATATATCAGTCAAAATGTAAGAAAACAAGGATCGTTATTAGTAACAGTACCAAgtcttgaagattctctctccggCCTTCAG attaaTATACAGCTATCTTCCTGGGTTGAAGAGGTACCACTGACCTACGATGTATATCCAGAAAAGCATATTGACAGAGAAGCTCTTGAACAAATTCATTTGTATAAGATTCTCTAA